In Candidatus Kaelpia aquatica, the following are encoded in one genomic region:
- a CDS encoding flavodoxin family protein — protein MKALALIAGPRKGQATDSITDAVLRGINERQIETEKIYLHDLDIRPCLGCSNCHKIKECIIEDDHQMVLDKMDKSDIIVFASPTYVSNVTSVAKAFMDRSIRFFEMTKFGPRRLSDRPSKVILITSCGAPFPFSHILGFSSGCMRAMKAFFKPMNVKTKTLTATGIKDFDAKSCSGILKKAYKLGRTI, from the coding sequence ATGAAAGCACTGGCTTTAATAGCAGGTCCTCGTAAAGGTCAGGCTACTGATAGTATTACCGATGCAGTGCTTAGGGGTATCAATGAACGACAGATTGAGACCGAGAAGATATACCTGCATGATTTAGATATAAGACCATGTCTGGGCTGCAGTAATTGCCATAAAATTAAAGAGTGTATTATAGAAGATGACCATCAGATGGTTTTAGATAAGATGGATAAGTCAGATATAATAGTTTTTGCTTCTCCCACTTACGTTAGTAATGTAACTTCTGTTGCCAAGGCATTTATGGATAGAAGCATTAGGTTTTTTGAGATGACCAAATTTGGGCCTCGACGTCTCTCTGATAGACCAAGCAAGGTAATATTAATTACAAGCTGTGGAGCTCCTTTTCCTTTCTCTCATATTCTTGGTTTTTCTAGCGGTTGCATGCGGGCCATGAAAGCATTCTTTAAACCTATGAATGTAAAGACTAAGACACTTACTGCTACTGGAATAAAAGATTTTGATGCTAAATCCTGTAGTGGAATATTAAAGAAAGCTTATAAGTTAGGCAGAACTATTTAG
- a CDS encoding NAD(P)-dependent oxidoreductase produces MNVLITGSTGFIGRHLVHRLAKDDSNNVFCLLRSEKKARRYLPPNVKLIYQDIRDYDGLKKSIDFPVDIIFHCAGYVSSGNSNKFYEVNVLGTENICRLSLELEIKKLIHLSSIAVISANRELPLREDLDYKASNPYGESKIEAERIVLNYRDRGLKVGILRPCVVYGEDEPHLLRALLFLLKYRLYPIVGSGENKFHLVYVESVVDSMVYAAADDSFTQEPVFIVDREVLSHREAMNIMADSIGAPRPLILPRCIIPLLVNLPFFGAKFKILLRDRWFSTDRLLSTGFQYKHDVRDSLIASSKRMASKSSFI; encoded by the coding sequence ATGAATGTACTCATAACGGGGTCAACCGGTTTTATAGGTAGACACTTAGTACATAGATTAGCTAAAGATGATAGTAACAATGTATTTTGTCTCTTGCGTAGTGAGAAGAAAGCCCGGAGATATCTTCCTCCCAATGTTAAATTAATCTATCAGGATATAAGAGATTACGATGGATTAAAGAAGAGCATTGATTTTCCTGTCGATATTATATTTCATTGTGCAGGTTATGTCTCAAGCGGAAATAGTAATAAGTTTTATGAGGTAAATGTTTTAGGAACTGAAAATATCTGCAGACTATCATTAGAGCTTGAAATAAAAAAACTTATCCACTTGAGCTCTATTGCTGTTATTAGCGCTAATAGAGAGCTGCCTCTTAGGGAGGATCTGGACTATAAAGCATCAAACCCATATGGAGAGTCTAAGATTGAGGCAGAAAGGATAGTTTTAAATTATAGAGATAGAGGATTAAAAGTTGGGATACTCAGGCCTTGTGTGGTCTACGGGGAGGATGAGCCGCACCTCTTAAGAGCATTGCTCTTTTTACTTAAATATCGTCTCTATCCTATTGTAGGTAGCGGAGAGAATAAGTTTCATCTTGTCTACGTAGAGAGTGTTGTCGACTCTATGGTCTATGCAGCAGCTGATGATTCTTTTACCCAGGAACCGGTCTTTATAGTTGATAGAGAGGTTTTAAGCCATAGGGAGGCTATGAATATCATGGCTGATTCAATAGGCGCGCCTAGACCCCTCATTCTGCCTAGATGCATAATTCCTCTTTTAGTCAATCTTCCTTTCTTTGGTGCTAAGTTTAAAATACTCCTGCGGGATAGATGGTTTAGCACAGATAGGCTTCTTTCAACAGGTTTTCAGTATAAGCATGATGTAAGAGATAGCCTTATTGCCTCATCTAAGAGGATGGCCTCTAAATCATCTTTTATCTAA
- a CDS encoding redox-sensing transcriptional repressor Rex, giving the protein MNKLSHNTISRVFLYIRILEGLIKKKNLSISSRELAEFAGSSDVQVRKDISNFGKVGTPGIGYNTVELRDTLVNFVLKEHVVSAVLFGVGNLGTAILRYPSFYKERIKIVAAFDRSSSKIGKTINGLEVFSVASAKRVIKEKSVDIAIIAVPEESAQEVADIAVDSELKGIVNFSPITINVPSGVFVKDMDFTIEFLSLYCDAYMVNGQAGKSRKQLISRS; this is encoded by the coding sequence ATGAATAAATTATCACACAATACGATATCTCGGGTATTCCTCTATATAAGGATATTAGAGGGGTTGATTAAAAAAAAGAATCTTAGCATATCCAGCAGAGAGCTTGCAGAATTTGCAGGTTCAAGCGATGTTCAGGTTAGAAAGGATATATCCAATTTCGGTAAAGTTGGAACTCCTGGAATAGGCTACAATACAGTCGAATTAAGAGATACCCTTGTAAACTTTGTTTTAAAGGAACATGTTGTTTCCGCTGTTCTATTTGGTGTCGGTAATCTCGGTACAGCTATTCTTAGGTATCCGTCTTTTTATAAAGAGCGGATAAAGATAGTCGCTGCTTTTGATAGGTCTAGCAGTAAGATCGGCAAAACCATAAATGGCTTGGAGGTCTTTTCTGTGGCTAGCGCTAAAAGAGTTATAAAAGAAAAGAGTGTAGATATTGCTATCATTGCTGTTCCTGAAGAGTCAGCTCAAGAGGTGGCCGATATTGCAGTTGATTCTGAGTTGAAGGGGATAGTGAACTTCTCACCCATTACAATAAATGTTCCTAGCGGGGTATTTGTAAAAGATATGGATTTTACAATAGAGTTTTTATCGCTCTATTGCGATGCCTATATGGTTAATGGTCAAGCAGGTAAAAGCAGGAAGCAGTTGATCTCTAGGAGTTAG
- a CDS encoding NAD(P)H-dependent oxidoreductase subunit E produces the protein MKDGKEHRICDETRSELLPILQKIQDKKGYISDKDMQQVADKLGIHPVEVYSVITFYSFLNCQKEGQHTIRVSSCISSVMKGSKKIVKEFEKALGIRVGETTGDKKITLKETSCIGMCDMAPAIMVDSKLVGKVTAQKVKEIVKELKI, from the coding sequence ATGAAAGACGGTAAAGAGCATAGGATCTGCGATGAAACTCGCTCTGAGCTTTTGCCGATTTTGCAGAAGATTCAGGATAAGAAAGGTTATATATCAGACAAAGATATGCAGCAGGTTGCCGATAAATTGGGAATTCACCCTGTTGAGGTCTATTCTGTTATTACATTCTACTCTTTCCTAAATTGCCAAAAAGAGGGCCAGCATACAATACGAGTGAGCAGCTGCATCTCTTCTGTTATGAAGGGAAGTAAAAAAATAGTCAAAGAGTTTGAAAAAGCTCTTGGAATAAGAGTTGGCGAGACTACAGGAGATAAAAAAATAACACTTAAAGAGACAAGCTGTATCGGAATGTGCGATATGGCGCCGGCTATTATGGTGGATAGTAAATTAGTAGGAAAAGTAACGGCCCAAAAAGTGAAAGAGATAGTAAAGGAGCTTAAAATATGA
- a CDS encoding NADH-ubiquinone oxidoreductase-F iron-sulfur binding region domain-containing protein encodes MKRDGAVIFSDIELGCALRKALEVGRSEVLNAVGDSNLKGRGGAGFPTGVKWNLAANSSNCKKYIVANADEGEPGTFKDRVLLTEYSGLLFEGMIIAAYAIGAEKGFLYLRGEYRSFLPELEKVLKSLRTKNLLGDKILKNKDFNFDIEVRLGFGAYVCGEETALIESLEGYRGEPRNRPPFPVYTGYNGHPTVVNNVETLSNIAHIILKEPEWFKSIGTERSAGSKIISISGDCRKPGVYEVPFGTSIKKILQIADASDTKAVVVGGASGICVGKDQFNHKIGFEDLPTGGSIIVFNEKRDLLDVIDNFLEFFKEESCGQCTPCREGIPVLIEGINMIKRGECSSAYLKDLLSVSETMQLASKCGLGQSAPNIFVSVINSFKKEYKLSNKKREERAFNG; translated from the coding sequence ATGAAGAGAGATGGAGCAGTAATATTCAGCGATATAGAGCTAGGCTGTGCTTTAAGGAAAGCTCTTGAGGTTGGCCGTAGTGAGGTCTTGAATGCTGTAGGTGACTCTAATTTAAAAGGACGAGGAGGAGCCGGTTTTCCAACAGGTGTTAAATGGAACCTTGCTGCCAACTCATCTAATTGCAAAAAATATATTGTTGCCAATGCTGATGAAGGTGAACCAGGTACTTTTAAAGACAGAGTCCTTTTAACAGAGTACTCTGGTCTTCTATTTGAAGGAATGATTATCGCAGCTTATGCGATAGGGGCAGAGAAGGGATTTCTTTATCTAAGGGGGGAGTACAGGTCGTTTTTACCTGAGCTTGAGAAAGTCTTAAAAAGCTTGAGAACTAAAAATCTGCTTGGAGATAAGATACTTAAGAATAAAGATTTTAACTTTGATATTGAGGTGAGACTGGGTTTTGGCGCTTATGTCTGTGGTGAAGAGACTGCCTTAATTGAGTCACTTGAAGGCTATAGAGGTGAGCCAAGGAATAGGCCTCCTTTTCCTGTCTATACCGGCTATAACGGACATCCGACAGTTGTAAATAATGTTGAGACGCTCTCAAATATAGCACATATAATATTAAAAGAGCCGGAGTGGTTTAAAAGTATCGGCACTGAGAGATCAGCCGGTTCAAAGATAATTAGTATCTCTGGCGACTGCAGGAAACCTGGAGTATATGAAGTGCCATTTGGAACTTCAATAAAAAAGATATTACAAATAGCTGATGCTTCTGACACAAAAGCTGTTGTGGTAGGTGGCGCATCGGGTATTTGCGTTGGCAAGGATCAGTTTAATCATAAAATAGGATTTGAGGATCTACCGACAGGCGGCTCTATTATAGTTTTCAATGAAAAGAGAGATCTCCTAGATGTTATCGATAACTTTTTGGAATTCTTTAAGGAAGAGTCTTGCGGCCAGTGTACACCTTGCAGAGAAGGAATCCCTGTCTTAATTGAGGGTATCAATATGATTAAGAGAGGAGAGTGTAGTAGTGCTTATCTTAAAGATCTGTTGTCGGTATCTGAGACAATGCAGTTGGCTTCAAAGTGCGGCTTGGGTCAATCTGCACCGAACATCTTTGTCTCGGTGATAAATAGTTTTAAGAAAGAGTATAAACTGTCTAATAAAAAGAGAGAGGAGAGAGCATTCAATGGATAA